The following are from one region of the Alicyclobacillus fastidiosus genome:
- a CDS encoding ABC transporter permease: protein MLLCEWKKLRMSSIWVPVIAAPVLAIGVGALMSRMDLGPMAGDMTWSFIYGEIVRVHASLFLPLLAGILASIVCRTEHLAGGWKHLLALPVSRTAVYVAKFCYVLLFLALIQVLVMIGVLVDGRWFLHLQEPIPWSVLAKGAIGGWIATIPLAALQFWASTWWKSFAAPFALNVICTIPASAVEGSNLYAPMYPWAQPMLAMLPDSSGLLYVTKETAITIAIAGIVFIVGGWIHFRTQDICA, encoded by the coding sequence GTGTTACTATGCGAGTGGAAAAAACTTCGAATGTCTAGCATCTGGGTCCCTGTCATTGCAGCACCCGTTTTAGCGATCGGCGTCGGAGCACTGATGTCGAGGATGGATTTGGGGCCCATGGCAGGGGACATGACGTGGAGCTTCATATACGGCGAGATCGTCCGAGTCCATGCCAGCCTGTTCCTGCCGCTGTTGGCTGGCATCCTAGCGTCCATCGTCTGCCGAACCGAACATCTGGCGGGGGGATGGAAACACCTTTTGGCATTGCCGGTCAGTCGTACGGCGGTGTACGTGGCAAAGTTCTGTTACGTCCTGCTGTTTCTGGCGCTCATCCAAGTGTTGGTCATGATCGGCGTGCTTGTGGATGGTCGATGGTTCTTGCATTTGCAAGAGCCTATTCCCTGGAGCGTGCTGGCTAAAGGGGCCATCGGTGGTTGGATTGCGACGATCCCGCTAGCCGCCCTGCAGTTCTGGGCATCCACGTGGTGGAAAAGCTTTGCCGCGCCTTTTGCGCTGAACGTCATATGTACCATTCCGGCGAGCGCCGTCGAGGGGTCGAATCTCTATGCGCCGATGTACCCTTGGGCGCAGCCGATGCTCGCCATGTTACCGGATTCTAGTGGACTACTGTATGTGACCAAGGAGACTGCGATCACGATTGCGATTGCAGGGATCGTCTTCATCGTCGGCGGTTGGATACATTTTCGGACGCAGGATATCTGTGCTTAA
- a CDS encoding ABC transporter permease has product MNGALMSDWLKLRKTWIPLLTILGPLGVVGLNAMRYVLSHGAIVIPGDDTHNWALLIQNTDHLLMPTLILGVTLFVSMLSGLEHRGHTWKQLLALPVSRAQIYLSKFIWIAGLLAVSSTLCAALTLCIGFAFGFSTHVAWLPVLRECYYPYLAAYGMIAIQLLISMVFANQAFAVTLGVLGMIMSGLTDAITPDSLTHAWHFALFVPWVYPSLSAVTHGAVQYLDVRYVVCGLVVGSAMVGLGSVLFATKEVR; this is encoded by the coding sequence ATGAACGGGGCACTCATGTCTGATTGGCTCAAATTGCGAAAGACGTGGATTCCACTTTTAACCATACTGGGGCCGCTCGGTGTAGTCGGCTTGAACGCCATGCGGTATGTGCTGAGTCATGGCGCTATTGTCATACCGGGGGACGATACACATAACTGGGCCTTGCTGATTCAGAACACCGACCATCTACTTATGCCGACGTTGATTCTTGGCGTGACGCTGTTCGTCTCTATGCTGTCGGGTTTGGAGCATCGCGGTCATACTTGGAAGCAGTTGCTTGCGCTCCCCGTGTCGCGAGCTCAAATTTATCTTAGCAAGTTCATTTGGATTGCTGGATTATTAGCCGTTTCGTCGACGCTTTGTGCGGCTCTAACGCTCTGCATCGGCTTTGCGTTCGGATTTTCTACACATGTTGCTTGGCTTCCCGTTCTTCGGGAATGTTACTATCCGTACTTGGCGGCTTACGGCATGATCGCCATTCAATTGCTGATCTCTATGGTGTTTGCAAACCAGGCGTTCGCCGTTACGCTTGGCGTTCTGGGGATGATTATGAGCGGGCTGACCGACGCCATAACCCCTGACTCGTTAACTCATGCCTGGCATTTCGCACTGTTTGTGCCGTGGGTTTATCCGTCCCTGTCGGCTGTCACGCACGGGGCTGTTCAGTATCTTGACGTTCGATATGTTGTTTGCGGACTCGTTGTAGGCTCAGCGATGGTAGGCTTGGGCAGCGTGCTCTTCGCGACAAAGGAAGTGAGATAG
- a CDS encoding ABC transporter ATP-binding protein, with amino-acid sequence MVIETSGLTRRYGAKLSVDNLNLRVQQGSIFGFLGPNGAGKTTTIRMLLGLIRPTAGTIHIFNQELSKHRKAILRRTGALVESPSYYGHLSGYENLDVIARLLQVPAKRVDEVLAIVRLTSVAKQAVKGYSLGMKQRLGIAAALLGNPDLLILDEPTNGLDPAGIHEIRALIKEMPAQNGITVVVSSHLLSEIDQMATHVGIIDHGKLVFQDSIEKLRARGHNRSLEDIFLDFVDKGGSL; translated from the coding sequence ATGGTGATCGAAACGAGCGGACTTACGCGTCGATATGGCGCAAAGTTATCGGTCGACAACTTGAATCTTCGAGTGCAACAAGGCAGCATTTTTGGGTTCCTTGGTCCCAATGGCGCTGGCAAGACGACGACCATTCGGATGTTGCTCGGACTGATTCGACCAACGGCAGGAACGATTCACATCTTCAATCAGGAACTCTCCAAGCATCGCAAGGCCATTCTCCGTCGCACGGGTGCATTGGTAGAGAGTCCATCTTATTACGGCCATCTCTCTGGGTACGAAAATTTGGACGTGATCGCTAGACTCCTTCAGGTTCCCGCTAAACGCGTTGACGAGGTACTCGCTATTGTCCGCCTGACATCCGTCGCGAAACAGGCGGTGAAGGGCTACTCACTTGGAATGAAGCAACGCTTGGGCATCGCAGCCGCGCTTCTCGGCAACCCCGATTTGTTGATTCTCGACGAGCCGACTAACGGCCTCGATCCCGCCGGGATCCACGAGATTCGCGCACTGATCAAGGAGATGCCCGCACAGAACGGCATCACAGTCGTCGTTTCTAGCCATTTGCTTAGCGAGATCGATCAGATGGCGACACACGTTGGCATTATTGATCACGGTAAGCTCGTATTCCAGGATTCCATCGAGAAACTCCGTGCACGCGGACACAATCGTTCGCTGGAAGACATCTTCCTCGATTTCGTGGACAAGGGGGGGAGTCTGTGA
- a CDS encoding YbfB/YjiJ family MFS transporter, protein MADDQEMLRSRSKANSILPVVGGLLGLAVAMGIGRFSYTPLLPAMRQQTHFSTSFAGVLASWNYFGYLVGAILVAIFPARVQTDMRVRYRIVVTGLIGSVVSTAVMGLTSSHTWWCLLRGFGGLFSAVVLVVSSSLVMDWLARRGTGQQAGILYSGVGIGIVCTGVLVPYLTRRGGWQLGWLGLGCLGAGLTILASVFLRTVGDGNSAYHATNKSQPDLKAPFPLWSITLVYGLEGLGYIVMATFITDFFHDETSVAWLGAVSWIFVGLAGAPSTWLWTKGARVWGGGRATVTAFLAQAVGILLPVIHPGIWEAMVGSVLFGGTFMGITSLALSIGRTCSPERTGTVIGMMTTMFSIGQVIGPILAGIITTETHTFRLAMMLSGLIILAAALLLRCTQKRVTTV, encoded by the coding sequence ATGGCTGATGATCAAGAAATGTTGAGGTCGAGATCGAAGGCCAATTCCATTCTACCCGTGGTCGGTGGACTATTGGGCCTTGCGGTGGCCATGGGGATCGGGCGTTTCTCTTATACACCGTTGCTTCCGGCTATGCGGCAACAGACCCATTTTTCCACTTCGTTTGCAGGCGTTCTTGCATCTTGGAATTATTTCGGTTATCTCGTTGGAGCCATTCTTGTTGCAATTTTTCCGGCGCGTGTACAAACAGACATGAGGGTGCGATATCGAATCGTTGTGACAGGATTAATTGGGAGTGTGGTTAGCACAGCAGTGATGGGGCTAACAAGTTCCCATACATGGTGGTGTCTCCTTCGGGGATTCGGCGGTTTATTCAGTGCGGTTGTCCTTGTTGTGTCGTCGAGCCTTGTGATGGATTGGCTGGCTAGGAGAGGAACTGGTCAACAAGCGGGGATTTTATACTCTGGGGTTGGAATCGGTATCGTCTGTACCGGTGTACTCGTACCGTACCTTACCCGCCGTGGTGGGTGGCAGCTTGGATGGCTGGGCCTTGGGTGTTTAGGTGCTGGACTCACGATTTTGGCATCGGTGTTTCTGCGAACGGTTGGAGACGGAAATTCGGCGTATCATGCGACAAACAAATCTCAACCAGATTTGAAAGCACCATTCCCACTTTGGAGCATTACACTCGTGTACGGGCTAGAGGGATTAGGATATATCGTGATGGCAACTTTTATAACGGACTTTTTTCACGACGAAACGTCCGTTGCGTGGTTGGGGGCGGTAAGTTGGATCTTCGTGGGATTGGCTGGAGCCCCCTCGACATGGCTCTGGACGAAAGGCGCTCGCGTCTGGGGAGGGGGGAGAGCTACGGTAACGGCCTTTTTGGCACAAGCGGTGGGCATTTTGCTGCCTGTCATCCACCCTGGGATTTGGGAAGCCATGGTTGGTTCTGTCTTATTTGGCGGTACGTTTATGGGGATTACCTCGCTGGCTTTGTCCATTGGTCGAACGTGTTCTCCTGAACGAACGGGAACCGTAATTGGTATGATGACGACGATGTTTAGCATTGGTCAGGTGATAGGTCCGATTTTGGCCGGAATCATTACCACAGAGACGCACACTTTCCGTTTAGCGATGATGTTGTCAGGTTTGATCATCCTTGCAGCGGCCCTACTTCTTAGGTGCACGCAAAAAAGAGTGACGACGGTTTGA
- a CDS encoding LysR substrate-binding domain-containing protein gives MDIKDLEIFYTVARTGSMTRAAKQLGFVQSHITGRIRLVENELNRPLFERLKTGVVLTAEGKKLYPYAESLLVQWNETRRVFSEQGELFGSLRIGSLETTAALHTAGWIAKFHKENPNIEISLQTGTTRDLLRGVVDRTLDIALVAGTVEHVELDSKALVSEELAILTAHGSTLDNMLIDQPVVITFREGCTYRRILERWLADRGVALYKTMESASIDTILQLTAGGLGISLMPKSIVMQSSLREKVTVHPVDPYFQFVTTHAVWRHGQHVVPTVSKFLEQLCDEY, from the coding sequence ATGGATATCAAGGACTTGGAGATTTTTTATACAGTGGCTCGTACGGGAAGTATGACCCGCGCCGCAAAACAGCTTGGATTTGTACAATCACACATCACTGGCCGAATCCGTCTTGTCGAGAACGAGTTAAACCGCCCTCTGTTTGAACGCTTGAAGACAGGCGTTGTTTTAACAGCAGAAGGAAAGAAATTATATCCATACGCAGAGTCACTCCTTGTTCAATGGAACGAAACCCGAAGGGTATTTTCAGAGCAAGGTGAACTATTCGGCTCACTCCGCATCGGATCGCTCGAAACGACAGCAGCGTTACATACAGCTGGCTGGATTGCAAAGTTTCATAAAGAAAACCCGAATATCGAGATTTCATTGCAAACTGGAACCACCAGGGACCTTCTCCGTGGAGTTGTCGACAGAACATTGGATATAGCACTAGTGGCTGGTACAGTCGAGCACGTCGAGTTAGATTCGAAAGCGCTGGTAAGCGAGGAATTAGCTATTCTCACAGCGCATGGAAGCACGCTTGACAACATGCTTATCGATCAACCTGTCGTCATCACGTTTCGTGAGGGATGTACTTATCGGCGAATACTTGAAAGATGGTTGGCGGATCGAGGAGTTGCTCTATACAAAACCATGGAGAGCGCGAGCATTGACACGATTTTACAACTGACTGCGGGAGGATTGGGCATCTCGCTAATGCCCAAATCCATCGTGATGCAGTCATCATTGCGTGAAAAGGTAACGGTACACCCCGTTGACCCATACTTTCAGTTCGTCACTACACATGCAGTATGGAGGCATGGACAACATGTTGTCCCAACCGTGTCCAAGTTCTTAGAACAATTGTGCGATGAATATTGA
- a CDS encoding GNAT family protein, which translates to MRPIKSEDLPVLWELMFKEESPQWKKWDAPYYEHQALSWEAFFEVWSNRVHEDDRWVIEVRGKVVGTVSYYWEHRPSYWLEMGIGIYDPLYWSGGYGTQALALWIDHLFNTLPLVRVGFTTWSGNLRMIRVGDKLGMQMEARLRKCRYYNGTYYDSIRMGLLREEWEEVRERVYVDYQGV; encoded by the coding sequence ATCCGACCGATTAAAAGCGAGGATTTACCCGTGCTTTGGGAACTGATGTTCAAGGAGGAGTCGCCACAGTGGAAAAAGTGGGATGCCCCTTATTACGAACATCAAGCGCTATCCTGGGAAGCGTTTTTTGAAGTGTGGAGTAATCGTGTTCACGAAGACGATCGATGGGTGATCGAGGTTCGCGGCAAAGTTGTTGGGACGGTGAGCTATTACTGGGAACATAGACCATCGTATTGGCTTGAAATGGGCATCGGCATATATGACCCCTTGTATTGGAGTGGCGGGTACGGAACACAAGCACTGGCGCTTTGGATTGACCACTTGTTTAATACACTCCCGCTAGTAAGGGTTGGGTTCACGACTTGGTCCGGTAATCTTCGCATGATCCGGGTTGGCGATAAATTGGGTATGCAAATGGAAGCTCGGTTGCGCAAATGCCGGTACTACAATGGTACATACTATGATTCCATTCGTATGGGACTTCTTCGCGAAGAATGGGAAGAGGTACGAGAACGAGTCTACGTCGATTATCAAGGAGTGTGA